Part of the Arachis hypogaea cultivar Tifrunner chromosome 6, arahy.Tifrunner.gnm2.J5K5, whole genome shotgun sequence genome, ATAAACTTTATGTTGAAATTACATAGCCAAAATCAAATATCAGAACTGCATATTATGTCCACCTTTTCTTGGATGCCTGAGTTTCTGATGATTTGAGCTCCTCAGAAGTTTCTTCTGATTCAAGTTTAGTGGATACATTGGCGTCCATAGTAGAAGGTTGCAACAATCAGTGGCTGCTATAGCTAATAAGCTTGAGAGTATGTAGTAGTTTTTGAGATTCAGTTTTAAGCAAAGTGGATCTTACTGATTAGAGAGAGAAATTGGAGTAGGAATAAGGACAGTGAATAGTTATGAATAGATAATGGCAAAACCCCCCAAGTTGCTTTCTATCTATCTTTTCATTCATTTAATATAagggagctactcaaatgaagatgtaaaaaacatctttttatgaagatgctttgtataaaagtgtgatttattaatttggccacacttcaaataaaaacaacacttttataacatatcaaaatctaactcTACAATCCATCATCTAAaggtcaaaaagaaaaatcatcacatgaagacaattataatatcttcatgggagtacccaCCTTAATATAAAGCCATATGATCAACTACGCACATATATATCACTACCACCAGCTCTCATCAACCCCACCTTACTTATAATACATATATATCACTACCACCAGCTCTCATCAACCtcaatatgttttatttttatattttagaatattttgcttaagattaaaattcaaaatctaaaataaaaaataattaaaaaatcattgatattgattaaaaaattaatttttaattaaactgATTTGATAATAAAAGatagagaaatttttgaaaattcagtaattttaattttttattattatttgattagtataaatattaaattatttttaataaaaaattattaatttatgtgtgtaaattcTGAAAAATATAAGTGCAAATTGTATTGATTTATATGTGCAAACTCTGATAAAAATAGatgtaaattatatattgtttatatgtaaaatttttataaatataggtacaaattatttttgatcacatgttaactaaaaataataatatttattgatcaAGTAGCATTAACAggctaattttttatatgaaaattattaTTGTATTATTCTCAGTTATGGAGAAGTGGTGTATTTTAATTTAGTAGGGAGATAATCACAAATATGAGGGTTTGAtttgtgttttaaaaatttttaaaaattaacattcACAAATCATAAGGTTAGATTTGTGTAAGTTGACAAATCAAATGGTcggttttgtattttaaaaaattttaaaaagttaatatttacAAATTAGAGAGTCAGATTTGTGATtttcttagaaaaaaaaaacacaccaaattttatatattattattaaaaaatactactataaatccaatatcaaaattaaattggaTTATATTAGGTAATTAATGATTTTCTTGAATAATATGAATGACGAATCCTAAATTTGACCTAATTCAAATAAAACACACTACACTTTAAATTACTCATGTAATTCTTAATCTTAAAATAATCATTCCCAtacctaataaattgaacatccgatatatattcattattcacattgtttaatattctcATTGTCTAGTTATACTTTTCTAAATTAAAAAGCCGCATTAGCATTGCTCTCAAAAATATATTACTTAACTTTTCCATATTGCTTAGCAATTGGGTTACTACCGGATTTGGTGGAGGGGACTATGTCATCACAGCAAGTTGGCCAATTTTTATTTGGTGGAcaccatttaaaaaaatataaattatatttaacataaaataaaatagatcaCAATCATCCCAAGGATCTAGCCTTATTTTTACTTGTTAGTATTTGTTTTATGTGAAATAATTATTCTTCAGTTATGACTGTGCCGAGACATGGATGTTACTCCCTGTCCACTAAAACGAATCGGAGCTTGCTGACATTTTTATAAAAAGGCTGTCACTTATTTTGTAACCCTAGATAAGATTATTGAGTCACGTGACATGAATTCCAGAGCTGGATTGGATAATGTGTGTGTGCCTGATTTTGAACAGGAGAATAGTGGACGAAGTTATAACCCTTTGGGGCAATGTATATAATTGAGGCTATAAAGTATAGGCATTGTTCATTAATGCTATCACCATCTTCATTCAACAACAAAGAGCCAAATGGGAGATAAAGGCGTTGGAAGAAGGTTCTAAATTATTGGACTCTTGAGTCTCAAAAAGTCAAATCTTATTTTTGGGatatggtaatttttttttttagtctttACATTATCAATGAATAAACTCATACATAGGTGTCTACCGAATAAAAAACTCAGTATACTTATCTTTAGAGaaaaatatagtttatttatttattttatttgaaggaACTCACATGAAACGACTTATATAGGCTTTGCCGTTAAAAACTATGAAATTGCTTAAGTCTAATTTAGATaaacagtttaattaatttttttaaaaataatttaaataataaatatttatataaaaagtaatttataaataaattattttatatttaaatttttagttataaaatatttattttaaaaaaaatataataaaaaaaatttattatgagataaattgttttttaatttttttataagtacttaaattttattttaaaaattatattaaacattaatattactattttttataagtcaaaaactcaaaaaaataatttttaaaattttttaaacggAGGTAATTACCAACAAAATAGTGGcgtagatttatttattttatttttatcttttgttagaCAATGAAGATCGTTGAGGATAccaaaagaaaaactgaaaaaatattaatttgggCCAACCTACTACTATCATCTCCAAAACAAAAAAACCATGTCTACGGTCAATCTAAATACAGGCTGGCTCACGACCAAAAACAACTAAGGCTGGACTCAGATAAATATGGGCAATccgtatgattttttttttgaaaaaaaaagcaagaagaGAAAGGAAATAATCCACCcaaataaaaactttttaaatttatcaaaaaaaaaaatttttcaaatttgttCGAATATCGCCTTGCACCAACTCATTGGTTAGCGAGAAATTCTTAAATGGAGTTTTGATCCACGATAAATTAGTCCTTATTCTGTCAGTTAAGAGATACCGTgaacaattaaaaaaaacttttcaaatttgtttctacTTTCTATAGTTATTAGTTACTGTTTACCTTTACCACCCACCCTTCTAAAATAATCCGCAGCATCGGTAGTTAAGACTTAACACTTGAGTCAGTCATGAGTATCAGTTGTATGGTATGCCATCCATGTAACGTTACGTTACTGGAATTTTCTTTCCATTCCCACTCCTATAAGCTATTCtcaattaattactaaaaattgAGTGTGTGCTAACTTCGAAAATGCTTATTTATCTACTATGATGTGCAAACAAAGTGTTATTCTAAAGTGAGAGAATGCAAGCAAAAGTGATCGTTTAATTTTCCTtaagaaaaacaaataataaaaacctAGTGGTAGTAGAGAGTGTTAATTAGTCAAAGATATACATAACATTATAAAATTGGAGTGAACCTTAGCTTGGTGGGGAAGCACGTATCGGCGTCCTCCAAATCTGAAATCTCAAAAGTCCAAATGGCTTAACCTAATTAAATTTGCATTTTCAGCCAACCATATATGGCAGCACCACTTCAATCCAAATTCCAAGTTAGCACCAATTCCATTTCCAGCCTCTGTACCAAACCAACGCGCAAATGATTCAAGGATGCAACTCAATTGAATAATACCAACAATATCCTACATACATCTTATCAAATATCTGACTATTCAAATGAAATTCTATTCATAAATATTATtagataaatttaatatatttgatcaaattattatttattaatttcaacTAATATTTTTATAACCAATATAAAATTGTGAAGCAAATGAACGATGGACGTGGCAACCACTTGGAAGTTGTTAAGTTCCTATACCTCTATTATCTCTATGTATGTGCTTCAATTTTATGTTGTGATCTCAAACCTTCATTAGTAGCTGTTTCCAGAAAAAAAAGCCACAAAGATGAAAGAAGATCCATTGATGAATTCTTCATCATTAGCTTCAGCTGCAAGGGAAGTGTTCTACCTCATCACTCTCACACTTCTCACACTCCTTTTACCCCTCTCCTTCCTCCTTCTATCAAGCCTCTCTACTCTTCAATACTACCTTCAAACCCTCACTTTCTACTACCACCATTATTCACCACCTTATCTTCTGTCCCTTGCACTTCGTATTGGTTCTTCTCTTCTCTGCATTCTTGTCTCCATTCTCACTGTTGCATCCTTGATCCATGGCTTCACCGGTGGTAACATCACCCTTTTcacatattcttcttcttcttttaagcCTCGTCTCTACACTGCGTGGATTCTTCTTTGCGCGTTCCAAGTTTGTGTTGGGTTAGGCATTGAGGGAAGCATTCAAGCTGGTTTTTACGACGATGACGGCGACTCAGGTTCTGGCGTTGAGAGGAGCCTCTTGAGGAGGGTGGTGTTCCTCTTGGGGCTGCACGAGACAACACATGTTTGGTCCAAGATGGTGGTGAGGCCGGTGGTGGATGACACGGTGTTCGGGGTGGAAGCAAGAAAGGAGAGATTGGTTGAGAGGGTGGTGATGGCGGCGAGCCTGGGAACCTTGTGGTGGTGGAAGATGAGGGAGGATGTAGAGACATTGGTGGTGATGGGTGAGGTAAAGAAGGAACAGTTTATGGATGTGGGAATGGGTGATTTTGTTGGATGGTGTTTGTATTATGTCACTGTCATAATTGGGATCATTAAGATTCTCAAGACTCTTGTGTGGATCTTCATGATTTCCCTCTctacaagaagaagaacaaggatTTCCATGGTGGAAACTAGTGAGGACAATGACGCCAAGGTGTAAAAGTAAAACTTAAGcaatattctctattttttcttttttcttttcataccCAAATTTGTTGTATTAGGGACATGAAAGTAATATTCTTATGGGCacccaaaataaattaaaaacaaaaaattattgttataCCTTTTTGCTGAGTTACAATAGATTTGTAATGGATATTTGTATATTAACAACACCACTTTGTATAAGTATAAAGCATTATGATGATTGCATCTTTGACATATGCAACTCAATGATCAGATTTTCAAAAtactaagtgtgtgtttggattagagTTGCCCAAATTGGAGTTTGAATAAAagtaattttgtaaaattaattttggatagaAGTGAGTTTGTCccaacatgatttatgtttgacaattttatactaaaattgattttaataaaatgaaattgtttggataatattaattaaaatcacttttagatagataattatttaattactaaaaaaatataatattaaattataatattattttttaatatatttaatccttttttatatttcttttagtatattttttatataatattttttataaaattttactttattttattataatttttttaataaaaattaatatttatttattaaattaaaaataacatataaaataatatattttagtaccTTTTATGAGTACTCTCagtcattttattttgtttattgttttagattctatgcttttattattatttataattaattttttatttaatttatcattttcaatagaaacaataatacatattataacaaattagaataataaacaatgaacaagaattataataataaattttacaatatcaaacaaaaaatattctataattttattagtattttcagtattcttttatttattattaattattacttatGATTCCATTGTTATGTatgattagttttttatttactttatatttttaataagatcaataattcatattataatagaattaaaataacaaatttaataaaaaaactaaaatataaaaaaactaaaaattgaaaaaaaatttaaaatatttgaaatgacttgaaacaaatatgaaattttttttagaaaaaaccaATAATGATCATCAAAGGCGAACTCCCGCTGAAGTGAACGCAGAAGCAACAATTTTTTGCTTCCAGTAAACGCGCTTTTAAGCTGCAAAATCACTTCTGCTTTAGAGAAAAAAGATTGCCAAACATTAAAAAGCAGCGTTCAAAGAACTTTAACACACTTTTATCCTCTCAAACgggtttgccaaacacaccctaagtcttgacgaaattaataataaatattttaaagtgaTATTTCTTCCCAAGGATTACAATAGATTCTTTAATTAGGATCTGACACACAAAAATCttgagtaaattttttttttttatacattaagTCCATTCATTTACCTAATAATAgatcttaatttctttttttttcaagtaaTGTTATTAAGTATATTTTTTCACTTTACTTTTTTaagtaaaacttaaaaaatatgtgaaagaagatattaaacaatataaaaaaatttttgagatGATTTGGTTCCTCCATCACTCAAATGACTCCATCTcgtattcttttttgttttttttttttttttggtggacTTCTCCACCCGCTATTCTAGAGAATTAGATAAATGTGATACCTATGGGCTTGTATTGAAAATGGAGAATAGTTCATGGCCCGTTTTGGAAGAAGTGATTGAAATTACCGCTAGCCAAGCTGCAGCTTAGTCCACCGCAATCTGGTTCTGTTGGCCTAAAAGGCTAAAACCACTGCCATACGGCAATTCACAACTGTAAACAAATAATGATTCTTTCAactgtacaaaaaaaaaaacacacacacacacacacacacacagtctTGTTGGCAATAGGTAGCAATTAACTAATACTGTAATGAATTATACCAACAACAAAAAGCCTAATACTCTAATGATCgtccaaaataaaaataaccaatattttattaGTATAATGTGGCAAAGATTTTAGTTAAAATGACAAATTATGATGGCTCATCTCATAATATGCTGCATCCATATTTGAAACTTGACGAAGGCCAAATAATAGATGGAAACTCTTAAGTTTTATGTGTAATTGTATAGTGTGAGTAAATTTGTGATGTTGTAATATCTATAATTagaagttatttaaaaaaatcaatttctactagtataaatatttaataattatgttaaatatatatattaaaatcaataattagtATAGAATATAcatgaaatataaatatatatttaaaacaagttaaattatatttgtatttatatacaaatatatgatgactgtttttagtaattaatttttgtttgtaaataatattttttatttttaaaatgtaatcAATCTTCTTTACCCACAGGTGTATAGTTTCCTAAGACAGCACAGCAGGGCAAAATCTTgtttcaatatttttttggtgTCCAATCTTGTTTCAATATTAATAATGCAATGTTTTAGGTGTTTTAAGAATAAATAAGTGTTTTTGTTCTACTTTATTCATATTGTGATACATCAATATACTAGAGAAAAAGAgagtttgtttaaaaaatataagctttttaaacttttaaatttaattttaaataataaaaaagagccACAATACAAATAtcctaaacataaataaaataaaccgaAAATTCTCATGAATACCTAAATTTTCATAATAAACCATCAATCATAGAATATTCCCGTAATTTATTTGCTGATATACTGATAAAAATAtgtttcaaaaaaagaaaaaaaatgtagatAAGATCTAATTGATTTTGACATTTTGGTTGCTTCCCTGTTTCATTGGATGCAGTCGTCAGTCAAACGCTCATCCTTAATTTATCCCTCCATCGttctcttgtattgaatttaaaattatacaaatCCTCCCGGTGTAGGTATTATGCATTGTTTGGATCTTGACCATTTTTACAATAAAGACAAATTTATAGCAGACCACGATCAATTAAAAATGCTTTGTCGTGTAATCGACTAATCGTTAAAATTGATCATCACATTATTATAGGATAAAGTATAGTAATTTACTTAAGCAAAAGTGTCACTTTATTTCATTTTATGATGATaagaatataaattataaaaccagaatatagaaaataattgttAAGTTTTAGACTCCTTTTATGTATAGGAAAAATGCTTAAATATTAATTAGGGACGGAAATAAGTATTGGAGAAGGGGCAATGGCcctcaaattaaaaatttgagaaaaagacaaataggtcctgattttttaaacttttgataAATACGtttctgacaaaatttaaatacaaaaaagtttctgactttaacaaacggaggacaatttagtccttccgtctatttgcctcttatacacctaacggaactggctgacgtggctgaaacggtgtccaggtgtccgttacggtgccacgttggaaggggaaaaaagttcgaaggacaaataagtcattgacgtcattttacaaataaagttcgaaagacaaataggtccttgagaattttttttttcaaaattaataaactcatttcctaaattctctcatctacctctctccatttttatatttctctctactatttttactctatatataattatattttatattagtaatttgacaaatcaaaatatgtcattcgatatttttttacaattaaaatattttaaatgtaaaattatacacattaaattattttaaattttagataacgaatgttaaaattaattactaataaaaaattagacttttcatataaaaataataactaaaaattttattatttaattttttatctgcagatatcttggtcttcttagtcaaaaacttttgtcaacttacgacttttttgtaaaagtagtttgattttataaatcttctgtgtcatgcataatttatactgttagaacaaagtgaactataatttaaaaaatatatatattctcgtaatgttattatgcataaaaatactagttctaatataatacacaaatgcactaatgctaacttaatacatgaatgatgcacaaatgaactaatgctaacttgatgcataaatgaactgatgctaactaatgccactggtatgatgaaaactgaactaatgcaatttaacaaattctaatataatacacaaatgcactaaaactaaactaatgcaatttaagaaaaagagtagaaacataacaagcccaatttctacaattttaatacaaataatttaaattatagaataaaacaagttaactagatttcaaaatacaagcataattttatcagaaattatttttaacatggaaagaaaattggtgttttggttgaatattgacatttgaagtgtattacagtATTGTGAAAATTATTCAACACGGCCACACGTGTTGGCTAAGATGCTGCCACGTGTTCAACACGCCCCGACGTGTTGGCCAGAATGATGCCACGTGTTcaccacgccccccacgtgttgcACCACGCCCCCCCCACGTGTTGACTTCCCACAAAAAAATCCACCCATCTATAATTACACTACATTCTCCCATTTTCAacaaaacaccaatatttttttcatacaaaaaaaattagcctaattttataaactaaattctcataatagaagcataatagaagtataatgaaaaaaaaaattctcaaggatctatttgtccttcgaactttatttgtaaaatgacgtcaataacttatttgtccttcgaactttttttccctttcaacgtggcaccgtaacggacacctgtacaccgtttcagccacgtcagtcagttccgttaggtgtatgagaggcaaatagacggaaggactaaattgtcctccgtttgttaaagtcagggacttttttgtatttaaattttgtcaggaaTGTATTTATCAAAAGTTTGAAAAGTCAATGATCTATCTGTCTtttttcctaaaaattttaatgtataaaggttattaatttttatattaatcttttcttaattttatttttttttctaaaattatatttttatgttggttctcttttaagaattattttagtTCCGCTCCTGATATTAATATTTAAGTTCATGGTTGCTTTTTTTTAAGAGTGAAACGAGAAGTTGAGTTAAGATGGATTGAGAGAAGTTTCTTTTAAAAGAGAatataaaaaacactaaaaaaaagaagagagaaagctatttttgtacatatataaaattatttctgtAAATTGGTCATTGCAGTCTGCAGATTCGTTAATTGTTAGATCGAGTT contains:
- the LOC112695736 gene encoding uncharacterized protein, with amino-acid sequence MKEDPLMNSSSLASAAREVFYLITLTLLTLLLPLSFLLLSSLSTLQYYLQTLTFYYHHYSPPYLLSLALRIGSSLLCILVSILTVASLIHGFTGGNITLFTYSSSSFKPRLYTAWILLCAFQVCVGLGIEGSIQAGFYDDDGDSGSGVERSLLRRVVFLLGLHETTHVWSKMVVRPVVDDTVFGVEARKERLVERVVMAASLGTLWWWKMREDVETLVVMGEVKKEQFMDVGMGDFVGWCLYYVTVIIGIIKILKTLVWIFMISLSTRRRTRISMVETSEDNDAKV